Genomic DNA from Salvia miltiorrhiza cultivar Shanhuang (shh) chromosome 1, IMPLAD_Smil_shh, whole genome shotgun sequence:
TATGTATGTGGGcaatataaattatcaaaattataaaattaaatattatataaatgaaggaatatttACATTGTAGAAACAATTGAAGTTGTTttacgaaaaataaaaattgtcttgaatatattataaatgaagtaATGTATATGTTGTCAAAACAATTGAATAAGTTTTACCCTAAAAACATAGAATTGCAtagaatatattataaatgaataaatatataactcaATGGAATTATgttgtgtaatttaaaatttcacttaaacaaaatgaatcatacgatgagACATCGTTCGAaagaataaataacatatatttggtttaaatgtattataataatgcAGTAAACTTGATATAATAATACGAaataaagattaattaattaattgaaataaattagtgaacttagaaaaaagaaattgtgaatCATACGATGGGATATCGCTCGggaaactatataacatatacttgaagacaatgtatcataatatagtattgatgtcgatttgataataagaaaatgaactactatagtttAAAAAACCACATAAAAACTGGTTAAAACCTAGGTGTCTTAAAATCACTACTCTTTTTATATAGTTAAACTCGATTGTTTTGGTTGATGCATTTAGTTGGTTGTGGATGTAACTGATTACCGTTAAGATAATATCGAAGAAACATTCAAATAAATTTAGGTGGACCCATTTATTCgcataattatattttacatTCATAAATACGTATCTTTCTAAATTTACATGCCCTGGTTGGTATTTTCCTTAATTAAAGCCAAGgaataaattacaattatatTTCATTGAAACTATGGTGAGGATTTTGGAATATTCCCTTCCAGAACGAGATCTCAGATTCAATCCCCATCACTTCGATCAAATGCTGGAACTAAAATTTATAACCGCTAACCACATAATCCGTATATTGAACCAAACTTccacaagagagagagagagtttaaaATCATTGTTGGAACAAGTTTGGAAACCAAGCAAACGGCATGAGTTTTGAGACTACCAAAACTTCAACCTCATGCCAAGAAAATCTGCAATTCCgacaacaaaacataaaaagaaggcaTACACAAACAAGATAGCTAGAGCTGCGATCGAGGATACAGACAGAGTGTCAACAGACAAGTTAACCACTCCTGTAAGAACATTAGCCTGCACACATTTGAGAAGGCGGGTGTTAGTGTCTCTACCGAGACCCAAAACATTATATGTATGCAAATCATGAGCAAGGATGGGTGTTATCTCTAACCAGAAGAAACGATGCCAGCATATTTCGACTAAAAGCTTCTTCCATGGCTGAACTCTTACATCCCGGAACACAGTCGAACGGCATCACAATGGCTAACACCTGGGGAAGTGATATGTGGTTATTTGCTTGATTGGTAGCAGCAAACAACACATAGGGAAAGTATAAGAGTTCCAGAAGAGATGGATTGAGAGGGAGTTTGgttgagaattcacaaatatGAGGTTCTAGAAATGGGAGATTTCTCTATTTGTGAGTGAGTAGTGTTTGTTCTAAACTTGCAAAATTATACAGAAAAGAACACAGTCTTCGTTAATCGTTATTGAAATAAATTTAGTAACACCAGTACACAATACAAGGAAATTAATATATGAATTTGTGCACGATATACATAATATAACTGGATCATCTTTTTTTGTGAATCAAATACGACAAAGTTACCTGAAGGTTGGAAGCCAAGATAAGAGAAACATATGCCATGTTGCACTGCACGGAAATCTCAAAATCATTATCTTCTATCCTTTAAAGACAGTGGTATACAATGACAACCGTTAGTTAAATTACAAGTATAGGAGTGTGACATTTCAGAGTGGCATTACCATTCGGCGAGATGTTGCTTCAACATACCAGTCTAGAAGCAAAGTTAGTGACCTGTAacaagacgaagaaggaaatcaAACGACCTGGTAAATtgtttgattaaataataaaagaagCAAATGTTGGGAACAAAACACAGCCCTCTTACCAGAAAAACATGCAAAGAGCACAAGCCCTAGTTCTTGCAGATTTATTGGTTTTTGACATAGCATCGGCATTGTCTCCAAAGAAGACGTAGCTTCCAATTCTGACACCAATAAGATACATACCCCAATATCCTGAAACCAAGAAAAACCAATGGCATATTGATAAAATAGCATTTCTTTTAAGGAAAAATACTGTTTATGTCCACAATATGTCCTAAGAGAAATGTATAAAGAAGAAATAGAAAAGATACTTAATGAAGAATACCCAAACTACAGAGAGATCCTTACCAAATATGCTAAATATCCCTTCCTTGTTTTGGCTAAAGATGTCAGTTTTCCTTTCTTCAGAAAGAAGATATTTATTCAGCCCACACAATAGTAAAGCTTGATAACCTGATATCACATATGAGTCCACACATGTTACCCGAACAAATTACATGATTTATACAGCTTTCATAGTTAAGGACCTCTGCTAGAACAGAAAGGACATTGGAATTGTGTAGTACCAATTAGGATGAATGAACCTAGAACGCCACAGTATCTTGGATGAACGTTAATAATTAATGTGAGGATAGCCACAGCGGCTAGAGTGAAAAAGAAGTTCCAGTGGACACCATATTCACCAACATGAATCTATAGGGAGAAACAGACACAAGCTAAATTGAAGGaaaacatgcaaacacaatTGTTTTAGGGGTACAGGATGAAGAAAATAAGGTGCCAAAAGAGGAAATGAATAATTCAGAGGATGATCGTTGAAAGCAGAAGGGTAAATCAGTTGAAAATCTCATATTATTGTACCTGGTAATTCACACTTGATGTAGAGACAAGTCGAGCAAACCCCAAAATAATCAATGGACTGGTTGAACGAAGACCATTACTCAGTGTCCTAGATTGGCACGGACGAACAAGAAATTAAGAGTACCTAATCAATCATAATATTCATACAAGAGATGTTGAAACAACAATGTTCCAGAAACTGGCAACTAAAAACTAATTCAACAGCCATTGAATACTAATACAAAACAAAACATCCATGAACACCCAATAATAAAATTGTCAATAACTAACTGCAATGTTAAGTAACTAAACTAATTGGGATCAGAACCAAGTCATTGCTGGTAAGGATATAGAAAACaatcaatatataaatatatatataggacttGGGACCCTTGGTTAGttatgctatatatatatatatatatatatatatatagcataaCTAACCAAGGGTCCCAAGTCCACTACAAATCATAAAAAGGAGAAAGAGCACATGCGGAGAAAAGCACTTCAGCCACTTACATATTTGTGATGCCACGCGCCTGTCGTGAAACCAAGGCATTTGCTACTACAAATGAGCCAACCCCAAGATCCATCTAGCATGCCAATACAAAATCAAAGTTTATCCCTGAACTAATAGAAGCTCTAAGTTGGACAGAAAAGTGACAAATATTGCAGATGATGATATAAGCAAACACACTTAACGAGGACTTATGCCAAAGTAAGCACATAGTTCTCACCAAACTAGTCCCATATGTCTCTGTTTTTGCATATCTTCTGGGAAATATCTTGAAATCAACAGCCAAAATAGAGAAGCATGTAACAAGCATCTGCACTAAATCATCCTTGTTACAACAGTAACTAcaactgatatttgactaacaaAAGTTTGACAGTGTACCGTTGAGACCCTGTAAGATGTGATATTTTCCCTAATAGAGTCTACACCACCTTCCTGCAAGAATGAAGGTCCGTTTCTGTTCTAAAGATTAAATTAATTCCAAAAGCATATGAAATACAAAATCCATTAAGCACAATTAGACCAACTAAATTTCTCAAGAATCTTAAATATTATCATTAATATAAGAAAGGGCCTATTAAAAATCTTCAAATGTCACAAGTTTACCTATCAAATGTTTTCAGGCAAAACAGCAGCAAAAGCACCAAGATTGTGCTCCAATAAGTCCATTCTGCCAGAACCTGTCATCAGTGAGTCACTCCGTTAACTACAACCACCAAAAGAATTCCATTGTACCCAGTATTAAAGAGTTCTTTTGTAGATTTAGAATACTTACAGTCAGATATAAAATATAAGGCACAGCAATGCAGAGAAAATCAATAAGCAATACTACAACACAAGCTTTGAAACTCTTGCCACCACCAGCAACGTTATCATCTTTCTTAGGATAACCTGATTTTAACCCAAAAAAtgacagaaaaaataaaaataaaatcatcatGCGAAATGAACaaaacaacaaagagaattcACAACTTCGATCATGGAAAAACTATCAGTAGAGTCCACAACAATGTAATTACCATTACTCATCCAGTTGAATCCGATGCAACGTCTAATAAGAACCAAAATCTGAAGAACACGAAAACAATTATGAGCTGACAACGCAaacaataaaattgaaaaaactgTATAAATAATACTCACTGAAAGATTTGTGACCATAATGAAAATTTCGAGCTTGGAAGATCCCGTTAAGTTGCTCACGAATCTGTAAcaagtaatatttttttcacgataaatttcataaaaaaattcaaagtaGCACAGCAATTTGAAAATCAGTGAAAGTAAAGATCAAGTCTTCGATTGTGCTCACTGTTCTTTGAGGTGTCTGTTGGGATTGAAGGACTCCATGGATGAAGCTTGACTGGCTTCGAAATGCTTTGAGAATTTCTACAGAAGAAAAGCTACGTAAAA
This window encodes:
- the LOC131006768 gene encoding uncharacterized protein At4g17910-like isoform X2, translating into MESFNPNRHLKEQFVSNLTGSSKLEIFIMVTNLSILVLIRRCIGFNWMSNGYPKKDDNVAGGGKSFKACVVVLLIDFLCIAVPYILYLTVLAEWTYWSTILVLLLLFCLKTFDRNGPSFLQEGGVDSIRENITSYRVSTMLVTCFSILAVDFKIFPRRYAKTETYGTSLMDLGVGSFVVANALVSRQARGITNMTLSNGLRSTSPLIILGFARLVSTSSVNYQIHVGEYGVHWNFFFTLAAVAILTLIINVHPRYCGVLGSFILIGYQALLLCGLNKYLLSEERKTDIFSQNKEGIFSIFGYWGMYLIGVRIGSYVFFGDNADAMSKTNKSARTRACALCMFFWSLTLLLDWYVEATSRRMCNMAYVSLILASNLQVLAIVMPFDCVPGCKSSAMEEAFSRNMLASFLLANVLTGVVNLSVDTLSVSSIAALAILFVYAFFLCFVVGIADFLGMRLKFW
- the LOC131006768 gene encoding uncharacterized protein At4g17910-like isoform X1, with the protein product MKFSKHFEASQASSMESFNPNRHLKEQFVSNLTGSSKLEIFIMVTNLSILVLIRRCIGFNWMSNGYPKKDDNVAGGGKSFKACVVVLLIDFLCIAVPYILYLTVLAEWTYWSTILVLLLLFCLKTFDRNGPSFLQEGGVDSIRENITSYRVSTMLVTCFSILAVDFKIFPRRYAKTETYGTSLMDLGVGSFVVANALVSRQARGITNMTLSNGLRSTSPLIILGFARLVSTSSVNYQIHVGEYGVHWNFFFTLAAVAILTLIINVHPRYCGVLGSFILIGYQALLLCGLNKYLLSEERKTDIFSQNKEGIFSIFGYWGMYLIGVRIGSYVFFGDNADAMSKTNKSARTRACALCMFFWSLTLLLDWYVEATSRRMCNMAYVSLILASNLQVLAIVMPFDCVPGCKSSAMEEAFSRNMLASFLLANVLTGVVNLSVDTLSVSSIAALAILFVYAFFLCFVVGIADFLGMRLKFW